TAAAGGAAATTCAGGGTAAAGATTTCATAATAGTGGATGAGGCACATTATTTCAAGTCACCAGGGTCAAACAGATATAGTGTACTACGAGATCTTATGGCTGCAGGCCAAAAACAAATTGTTCTCCTAACTGCCACGCCAATCAACAACAGTCTTATGGATCTATATTCACTCCTGTCCCTCTATCTCAGGGATGATTCGATATCAGATATCAGCCCTTCTCTCAAGGGTTACTTTTCAATGCAGCAAAAGCTCTGGAGAAATGATGAACCTGTAGATATTGACGCAATACTGAGAAGATTTGTGGTTAGGACGTCTAGGGAACTTGCCAAAGTGCTAAGCGAGTCAAAATTGCATTTTCCAGTGAGGAAGCTGGATACTGACCCGGCAAATCGATATGCAACCGGAGTGGACTACGAAAAGATCGATGCGGAGTTTGACCGGTTGAGTTTCATCTACTATGAATATGCAATCGACAAACTGGGAAAAGTGCTGAGGCTCCCTGATGGTACCCCCATAGCTTCAGGGGTGCAAGACAAGAAGAGGAAATTCCTGAAGGACCTTGTTAAGATTCTGATGAGGATAAATTTTTTCAAACGCCTTGAGAGCAGTATCCAGGCATTCAGGAAAACCATGGAAACCTTACTAAATTATATAGAAAAGAGTATGGATTATGCAACACGTGAGGGTTATTTTATCCCGCCAAAGATGAGAGGGGTACTCACCGATATGTATGAGGATGATGAGGAGTGGGTTCCCCCTTCTCCAGATGAACTATTCTCTGGAAAGAATAGGGAAGTGCTGAAAAGATGCAAACTAAGCGGGGAGGAGAGGGAGGATTATGCTAAAAAATGTGAAATGGATATAAATGTTATCAAGGAGATACTTGGTCAGTTACCAGAAACAGATACAAAGCTGTCCCAGGTCATAGACAGAATCCAGCGGATTGAGCTGTCCGGAAAAAATGGCGTCATCCTGTTTACCCAGTACTTTGCCACTGCTGAGTATGTTTACAATCACATGAAGGAAAGAATAAAAGACAGGGTAATGCTGGCCACCGGATCCGTCTGTAGAGATAGATTCGGTGTTTCAAAAAGAGACAAGACTCCAGTTATAAGGGACTTCATGAAAAATGGCGGGATTCTGATAAGCACTGATGTTCTTAGTGAAAGCCAGAATCTTCAGAATGCACAGTATATCGTGAATTACGATTTCCCGTGGAACCCTGTGGTTCTGATTCAAAGAGCTGGTAGGATCGACAGGATAGGATCGGATTACGATGAAATTTTCATTATAAATGTGATGCCCATTAATGGAGATGAGGGTGATCCAAAGAGTCTGGCGCATTTTCTCAGCGTTATGAAGAAACTGTACAAGAGGATTGATCTCATCAGTGGTACCATAGGAATAGATTCAACAACTCTTGGAGAAGAGGCCTCTCCGAAAGATTTTGGAATACAGGAAGCCATTGCCAGAAACGATCCAAAGATACTCGATATACTTAAAGAAAAAATTCAACAGTTCTCAAAGGATCCTATTGAAACCCTTGCAGATATAATAAACAAGAAAACAGAGAAA
This genomic stretch from Thermoplasma volcanium GSS1 harbors:
- a CDS encoding helicase-related protein yields the protein MTKIIDNSKQNLAGVLRREMSHVEELAIASAYFNLEGYRNIQEGLKNKPLKLLLGREPSESIKFEEEAIKNLESYDEDFYSEQKDVFASEVLNNEDDVSYFSALHNAVEFFKRPEVEIRRVKGRFFHGKAYMGARTSFSNMVSGFAIVGSSNFTGGGLSGNRELNMLTTDREGVTELIKWFLELWKEDRSVDFKNEFLQLLENYVTTHSPYEVLAKALYEVYGPQLDEARTNGLMKTLFPHQVLSTIQASRILKTYNGVVIADSTGLGKTRVAINLAVMAINDGRNPLLIAPKSALETTWKDEMDKTHVHIDSKRSEYLSQHPDEAIKEIQGKDFIIVDEAHYFKSPGSNRYSVLRDLMAAGQKQIVLLTATPINNSLMDLYSLLSLYLRDDSISDISPSLKGYFSMQQKLWRNDEPVDIDAILRRFVVRTSRELAKVLSESKLHFPVRKLDTDPANRYATGVDYEKIDAEFDRLSFIYYEYAIDKLGKVLRLPDGTPIASGVQDKKRKFLKDLVKILMRINFFKRLESSIQAFRKTMETLLNYIEKSMDYATREGYFIPPKMRGVLTDMYEDDEEWVPPSPDELFSGKNREVLKRCKLSGEEREDYAKKCEMDINVIKEILGQLPETDTKLSQVIDRIQRIELSGKNGVILFTQYFATAEYVYNHMKERIKDRVMLATGSVCRDRFGVSKRDKTPVIRDFMKNGGILISTDVLSESQNLQNAQYIVNYDFPWNPVVLIQRAGRIDRIGSDYDEIFIINVMPINGDEGDPKSLAHFLSVMKKLYKRIDLISGTIGIDSTTLGEEASPKDFGIQEAIARNDPKILDILKEKIQQFSKDPIETLADIINKKTEKWLRDLPIGIGAYKHSDRDGLFILFRNGDDYHWVLKFFDGNKEIVQNPNEIISKLLEGETENRGETIEYKALMGNFKELKFWLKNKLEEEQKIQEVQQGRKVRASKQEQEISAALQSMGDEGISLSAKFNAARAKQTVVTTLYNAMKRGGLLEKAREVLNAYESTGKEDINEPADLEIDLRRVCWCLLKKDM